From a single Botrytis cinerea B05.10 chromosome 16, complete sequence genomic region:
- the Bcrbg2 gene encoding Bcrbg2, translating to MVNITEKIKEIEDEMRRTQSKLDKPGGLAVHV from the exons ATGGTGAATATTAcggaaaagatcaagga gattgaggatgagatgaggaggaCGCAGAGTAAGTTGGATAAACCTGGGGGTTTGGCGGTGCATGTGTGA
- the Bcrbg2 gene encoding Bcrbg2 translates to MVNITEKIKEIEDEMRRTQKNKATEYHLGLLKGKLARYRAQLLEPGPGAGGAGGTGFDVSKSGDARIALVGFPSVGKSTFLSKITKTKSVVAAYSFTTLTAIPGVLEYGGAEIQILDLPGIIEGAAEGKGRGRQVISAAKTSDLILMVLDATKKAEQRALLEAELEAVGIRLNREPPNIYLKPKAAGGMKITFQTPPKYIDQKMIYNILRDYKILNCEVLIRDEYCTVDDFIDVIMKDHRKYIKCLYVYNKIDSVSLDFLDKLAREPHTVVMSCEMDLGIRDVVDRCWEELKLIRIYTKRKGVDPDFSEALIVRSGSRIEDVCDQIHRTLKDTFKYALVWGASARHVPQRVGLGHFVADEDVISIVSAFKA, encoded by the exons ATGGTGAATATTAcggaaaagatcaagga gattgaggatgagatgaggaggaCGCAGA aaaataagGCCACCG AATATCATCTTGGACTTCTCAAAGG AAAACTCGCTCGTTACCGCGCCCAGCTTCTTGAGCCCGGTCCAGGAGCTGGAGGAGCAGGTGGTACAGGTTTCGACGTATCCAAATCTGGAGATGCGCGAATTGCCCTAGTGGGTTTCCCATCTGTTGGAAAATCTACCTTTCTGTCCAAGATTACCAAGACGAAATCTGTGGTGGCGGCCTATTCGTTTACGACGCTTACAGCTATTCCTGGTGTGTTGGAGTATGGAGGAGCGGAGATtcagattttggatttgcCGGGTATTATTGAGGGGGCTGCAGAGGGGAAGGGTAGAGGAAGACAGGTTATTAGTGCGGCGAAGACgagtgatttgattttgatggttttggaTGCTACGAAGAAGGCGGAGCAGAGAGCGTTGTTGGAAGCGGAATTGGAGGCTGTTGGGATTAGGTTGAATCGGGAACCACC AAACATCTATCTCAAACCTAAAGCCGCCGGCGGCATGAAAATCACGTTCCAAACACCACCCAAATATATCGATCAAAAGATGATCTACAATATTCTCCGAGATTACAAAATTCTCAACTGTGAAGTTCTCATCCGAGACGAATACTGCACCGTCGACGACTTCATCGACGTTATCATGAAAGATCATCGCAAATACATCAAATGTCTGTACGTCTACAACAAAATCGACAGCGTCTCCCTCGATTTCCTCGACAAACTTGCTCGGGAACCTCACACCGTCGTCATGTCCTGCGAAATGGATTTGGGCATTCGCGATGTTGTTGATCGCTGTTGGGAAGAATTGAAACTCATTCGTATCTACACAAAGAGGAAGGGAGTGGATCCGGATTTCTCAGAAGCGTTGATTGTGAGGAGCGGGTCGAGGATCGAGGATGTCTGTGATCAGATTCATAGGACGCTAAAGGATACTTTCAAATATGCGTTGGTTTGGGGGGCGAGCGCGAGACATGTGCCTCAGAGAGTGGGATTGGGTCATTTTGTGGCGGATGAGGATGTTATTAGTATCGTTAGTGCTTTTAAGGCTTAA
- the Bcrbg2 gene encoding Bcrbg2, producing the protein MVNITEKIKE; encoded by the coding sequence ATGGTGAATATTAcggaaaagatcaaggagtGA